In Cryptomeria japonica chromosome 1, Sugi_1.0, whole genome shotgun sequence, the sequence TCTTGACCTTCAAGGGAACCCTTTCACCTAGTCTAACAATAGAAAAGGCTCCAATCTGATTCAAGTTAGGCTGGACAGGTTTCTGATCTCTGCTAAGTGGAACATTGGGATCAATTCCTCACTCTTGTCTCTCCCACGCACTATATTTGACCACTCCCTGATCCTCCTCTCTTGGGTTGAAAAGCTGACCTCTGTTCCCTCACCCTTTAGGTATGAGATCATGTGGCACTCCCATCCGGACTTCAAACAATGTATTCAAAACTGGTGGAACTCCCCTATTCAAGGTACGGCTATGTTCAGAATTTCTAAAAAGTTGGAAATTATCAAAAAGGAGGTCAAAGGCTAGAGTCTTTCttcctttggggatatcttcaagagaaagAAGGAGGCTGAAACCAATTTGGACCACCTCTAGAGGACCATTGCAGAGGGAACTTCCTCTATGGACACACATAAAGAGAAAGGATGGAGACACAAATGGAAAGAAATCAATAACTTAAAAGAAACTtactggaagcaaagatctagGATCCAATGATTAactgagggggataggaacacctcCTTCTTTCACAGATCAACCTCAAAGCATAAAAGGAGGAACACTATCAGATCCATTCTCaataacaaaaatgaggaagtggtGAGGAATAGTAGAATTGGCCAATGGGCTGCCCTTCACTTTTCTAATGCCTACACAAATGATAGGGTTAGTGAATCTACTGAGATCGGTGATAAACTCCTCAGTCTCATCCCTCAAGTTTTGGATGAGGTTGATAATGAGCTACTGATAAGCCATGTGTCTGAAGAAGAAGTTAAAGAAGCAGTTTTTACTATGGCTACCTTTAAGGCCCCTGGTCCTGATGGCTTCCCCCCTACTTTTTTCTAGGTCTTCTGGGAAATTGTGAAGTATGATCTAACTAAATCTACCAGGGACTTCATTCACACTAGAAACCTCATGAAGAAATTGAATAACACTTTCATTGTTTTGGTGCCCAAAGTTCCTGACCCGAAACTCATGACTAACTATCGGCCCATCAGCCTATGTAACTCAGTCTATAAAATTTTCTCTAAAGTTGTTGTCAACAGAATCAAACCCCTCCTTGATAAATGCATCAGTCCCTCTCAAAGAGGCTTTGTTCCGAGCAGGCAAATTCTTGATGCTATCATTACTACCCATGAGGTCATCCACTACATGGAGAAAAGTCACAACCGAGGTATGGCTCTCAAACTTGACATCTCTTATGCTTATGATAAAGTTAATTGGAAATTCATGTATGTGGTCCTTTCTAAGATGGGATTCCAAGAAAGATTTATCAATATTATCAGGGTGTCAGTGGAAAGTGTTCACTATTCGGTGATCGTCAATGGCACCCCTTGGGGCTTCTTTAAGCCTGGGAAGGGGCTAAGGTAGGGGGACCCACTCTCACATTATTTGTTCATTATGGTAGCAGAAGTCTTGAGTAGGAATTTCTCCAATCTGATCAGGACCAGTAGAATCAACTTCCACCCTTCCTCCTATGGTTATGCAGCAATTTATGGACGACACCTTCATTTTCAGCCAATCGTCTGTGATAGAGGCTAAAGAATGGAAACATCTACTCGAAGAGTATGCCCTTGACTCCGGTCAACTAATTAACTATTGCAAGAGAAAGATTTACTTTTTTAACATAGACAGAAACCTCCAAGGTAAACTTATGCATATCCTCGGGTGTAGTGTTGTTGATCTCCCTGATTCCTACTTGGGTCTCCCCCTCACTATAAAGGAGGTCACCTCCCACTTTTGGGAAtcaatcctagaaagaatgcaaAATAAACTTGTTGGATGGATTGAAAAACACTGAGTAGTGCAGGTAAACTCCAGCTCCTGTCGACCTCTCTTCAAGGTGTTCCTGTCTACTATCTCTCTCTCTTCAATATTTCCAATACTATGGTTGAGAAACTCGAGAGAATCCAAAGAATCTTTTTATGGATGGGATTGGAGGAGAAGGCCAGAATCAGCTTAGTCAACTAGGAGAAGGTGTGCAAACCGGAGCTCATGGGAGGCCTTGGGATTATAAAAATCTTTGATTTGAATAAGGCCTTGTTGACTAAAATCGGATGGATCCTTATGAAGGGCAAAAATGACTGGAGCAAGATTATGAGGTCAAGTACTTCAATCACACCCCCTTCCCCTCCCTCCTTTCTTCCAATGACCTCCCCCCAAGGTCTAAAATATGGAGACTTTGATAAGAACAGGAAACTGCTCAAACGGGGTCTAAAGTGGCAAGTTGGTAATGGTGAGAAAATTAGATTCTGAGAGGACAATTGGATTAGAGATAGACCCCTTGCCTCCTCCCGGTTCAATTGCCTCATGGTCACTCTTAAGGATTTTTTTGGCTCCCTTGTGATAAATTACATCTCTCCCTCCCGTTGTTGGTTAAGGCTCAGTGATAGTCTGGGAAATACCCCCGAGTGGATCCATTTGGCTGAAGAGCTGCAATCCCTTCTTTAGGGGATTAGGATCCCCTGATTCTCTCACACTGATAAACTTATTTGGACCGCGAACCCCTCAAGGACTTTCAATGTTAAATCGGCCTACAATCTCTTGTTTGCCCCCATGAATGATTTCTACAGCTGGAAAGAAGTTTGGAATTCTCAACTCATCCCTAAAATTAACTTCTTCTGGTGGACGGCCCTTCACGGGAAGATACTTACTATTGATAATCTAAAGAGGAGGGGATTTCTGCTTGCCAATAGGTGTGTTATGTGTAATTGTGTTGAGAAAAGCATAAATCACCTCTTTATCCATTGCCCCTTCACTTCCAGGGTTTGGTACAAAGTTCTACATAAATTTAATTTGGCTCGGACATTCTTGGAAGACTTGCAACAGTTTATCAGCAACTAGAAGTGCCCCTCTGCTCACCCGCTGATTAGACTTTTTTGGAGACTCATCCCTCCCCACGTTtgttggcatatctggaaggaaaggaataataggatcttcTGTGACACCAATAGCTCGGTTGACATGGTGATTGACATAGCTGAGAAGTACCTTAGGGAAAACGCCCTCATCTGCAAGTGGAAAACTCCACAATCTGCCCCTATGGTATTGGATTGGAGTTGGATTAAAACATGGAATCTGTCAGATATCTTCCTTCGATATGACAATTCAAAAAAAATGGAGAGGCTTAATACCAGATGATCAACACCTCCTCCCTGGCTCAAACTTAATTTTGACGGTGTTGCTCGCAGTGGTTCTACAACAGGGGGTATAATTATCAGAGACAGCTTGGGCAACCTGGTTTTGGCCTATGTAGGAAATTTTGACTCTGTCTCGAGCAACATGGCTAAAGCCCTCGCTCTCTTTTGGGGGCTTAAGCTGGATCTTGGCATCAATGTTAAAAGAttgatcattgaaggggactctaagttGATTATTGAGGCCGTTAAAGGTGTTTCAGGGATTAGCTGGATGATCAACAATGTCATCAAGGCCATCTGGTACATGATAGTCTAGCTGGAGGAATTTCAAATTCAGCATATCTATAGAGAGGGGAATGTGTTGGCAAACTCTCTGGCTGCGACGGGGCTAGAGATAAAAGGTATGAGGTGCTGGAGACACCTAGATTCTCTTACTGACAAGCAGAAGGACCTTATTAGGAACGAACAAATTATCTCTATCCATTAATGAAGTGCCACATCCTCCTTCTCAACAGGTCGCTTTGGGCCAGCTGATATGCTGTTGGCaagaaatttaaattcaaattgggcAAGCTATGCCATGTTGGCTTCAAGTGGTCCCCACCTTCTCTTCTCGATGCCGACATGGCTAGCCACCTATTTCTGCGTCTCTGATGGGTTGGAGTGCCAACTTTTAATCATTAATCACAGCAAGGACTCTAATTATTACCTTAACTGGAAACCAAGATCTCTCCATAATGACAATCTTTGCAAGTTGGCGGAGATATCAAGAGGTGTCCCTTTCTTCCCAGAGCTGATGGATGCATACCTTGGGAAACACCACTAAAAATAATTGTTACACCTTGCACAATATTTTGGCTAATTTCCGGTTGTTTTCTCTTAACTCCAATTATGGTTTTTCACTCTGCATTTCTCTTTTCAGGCTTGCGTTGCATCTCAACTTCACTCTGGAGGAAGCTATCTTTGGGGGAATTTAGTCCGGGTGGAACCAGACATTGTTGATGACTATTTTCGTAATGACCCATGCGTCTGGATGTATGCTAAAGAAGGAGGAATCATCATGTTAATGGAAGCCATGAAGGGGTTCGACGAAAACCTCTCCTTATAGTTTGTCAACAACTGGAAGGACAAGGGGGTGGTCATGGAGAACATTTCATTTGAAATTAGTGAGGAAGTTATCACCCAGGCTACGGGTCTCTCTACAAAAGGCAGGAAGTGGAAGAAAACCAGCTTGGTTGCAGATGAGAACAACCTAAACCGTTTCTTCAAAAAGGGCGAGGAACTAGCCAGAATGTGTGGGGGTTTCAACAGGGAAATTTTACCCTACCCTTGGGATCAGGTTTGCAAAATCATTATGAAATACTTTACCCTCAAGGGAAGGTATGGTGTTTTCTACTATTATCATTTCCCGCTGCTCAATCACTTTCGCAACCATGACACCATTTATTTTCCATTCTTCCTACTGCATGCTCTTGAATCTACTGTTAAAGATGTCTGCAATTGTATGAGTCAAGAGGGTAATTTTACCATCCTCCACCAGGGCCTGATGTTTCGGCTTTACAATTTTCACAAGGCCCTTTGTCCCCCTAAACCTATCTCGGTTCAACCTGCCCCCTCCATTCTGGGTCCCCTTGAGGGCTCTAAAAAAGGCCTTAAAAAGTCTTCGAAAAAGTCAGTGACGCCTTGTCAATCCCCTGACCAAGGCCCACCCTGCCCcctcaaaattggggaaaaaaataaaaacaacccTTCTACTACGaaacccacctccaagaaacccaGAAATGAACCCAAAATCCTTCTTGTTGAGTCTAATGCGGAGGATGGTATCACCCCATGAAGATCCCACAGATTTGCTAATGAACCTTGGATGAAGCAAATCATCGTGAGAAAGAATTATGCTAAAGAAGAAGAGGATGACTATTAGAAA encodes:
- the LOC131857313 gene encoding uncharacterized protein LOC131857313, giving the protein MALKLDISYAYDKVNWKFMYVVLSKMGFQERFINIIRVSVESVHYSVIVNGTPWGFFKPGKGLSGSTTGGIIIRDSLGNLVLAYVGNFDSVSSNMAKALALFWGLKLDLGINVKRLIIEGDSKLIIEAVKGVSGISWMINNVIKAIWLALHLNFTLEEAIFGGI